The window GAAAAGGCAGTTAACAAGGAAATTTCCAACAATGAGATGAGATGTTGATTGTAAAATGCAGTAATGCAGATAATAGAGGTGGTACAAACAGACGGCAGAAGGAAATTATCCCAACAACATACTTTCGACTATTTAACCCTTGTAGGTATATGTAGATTTGGggctcgtatacactgcgacccaaaggatctattgagagaacccagtgtttacagctgatccatcaatcccactccttttaaaaagtctaaaatGTGAGATGGCTGTAATTGCCAGATATCTTTGTCATCTATATCAAGCgcttccaggtgtagtgctctggagttctgtagtgtttcacacttcgagagaatatgGATAGagatttcgtcctctgtgcaataAAATTTGCATGCCGCATTATCTGCTGGGCCTAGCTTCTTCAGGTGTTTATTGAGGCGATAGAGCTCCTGTTAGTTCTCGTatattgttcttacttaggttgatacattcaacaTCCTAGAAGaatctttgcctgtctcagcccttgTAGGTTTTGATCCTATCTACTTTCTTTTCCTGCGCTTTTTCCATTactctgtagctgataccacagaaggatTCGGGTCTTATGAAGGGCTTATCTGCCCCCATTTTAACCCTTATACCGAATAGGTCTTGATGCATATAGTTTTTGGAATAACCCATTGGAATTCCCCATAATCACGAATGTCCTCTGCACGTTTTGATTGTGATAGCATATTTACTTAATTGTATCTTTCAGGATTATGTGCTTGTTTAATAGGATCTTCGCAGATATCATGTTTCTTGGTGGGAAGAGTACATCTTGCGTGTTCTGTATTTACGACGCTTCTCTATTGCTCTTGGTATCAACCGTTCTTAATTCATTGGATATGGAGCTCCAATGGATGGATGAATAAATCGAAATTGATGGGTTCTAAAGTATCAGTCAAAGATTATGGCGGGAATTTGGTTATACACCTATCGAGCAGCATAATAGGAACCATGGGTAAGACATTTTTGAATTCATAGTTATATTTTTTCGTGATACTGAGATATCTTTATCAATTCAGGCTACCGATATCGATAGATCAATCTCTGTTTTTTGCACGTTCTTACATATAGGTCTTACGTATACGTCTTCATCGAGTAAAGCTTCAAGttctttatcttcaaatttttttggctGCCCAGGACGTTCATCGTCGTCCAAGCTAAAATCgccacttttaaatcgtgcaaaccacttttggcACGCTCGCTCAGCTAGAGCATGTTTACCATAAACTTCCACTAAAATATGATGACTTTCGGCAGcatttttcatcatattaaagtaatgaagaagtacactttttcaggaacaacgttcgacatatttgagtgataaaaacttattgttgttaacgcttcaaatgaatgacatatactgaaaagacttacaataacagtagctttccaacgcaggttcggaatattggaacgatgtaatattatacaagttacgccatctcttatcaaaccaatcaatatttcaaataattcggGCCATATGCATAAATTGGTAGAGTGCAACTTGACACCAAAGCAATcgttacaatatttttacaatagtgtcattgtataaagaattcTTTATACATTTTCCGATGTTAACTCCGATCTTTACTATCTAATTTGCAGGTGTACAATAGAATTGAACCGGTATTCTTCCTCATCATCACTTATCGTGGATGTACCTACACCATACTCATCAGCTAACTTACGACCGGTTTCTCCTTTTTTTAAagaatcaataatatttattttgtctttaaGCGATAACACGCtttgacattttcaaatatttagacgCGACACGCATACCTGCGTGGGGCGCGATCCCGAGGAGCGCGGGCGAGGTAATGCAAGTTCCACCTCGTTCGTGCTTGCATAAATTCGATTTTTAGTACATATGTTAAAGATTTTGTAACTTGGCTCaatattacttaattatttaattggtcGCAGTTGATAGTCCGGATAAccgcgaatccgtataactgtTGGCCGAATAATCGAGGTTCTACtgtatttttcattcttcataATCTTTGGTAATATTTTGTATCACTTATAGGTTCGTTGTTTTTGGGTAGAAGGCTTATAAAAATGGATGACTTGGATGAACATTCTTTGGGACGTGAGCATTCTGGTAATACTATGGTTGGTTTAGTATTTATCGTGCTCGGATACATTGCATTCAATTTACCTACGCCTTTTTTCGAAGCAAATCGGAAACCCCATAATTATGTAGGAGTGATCCTGACCAACAACCTTATAGCATTTGGAGCAGGTATGTACAAAATCGACGGTCGCATTCAGCGGACGTAGCGCATAGCGCTACTGCTACCTATCGGCAACGATCGGAAACATGTTGAACGTTCGCTGTCAAGACTTTTTTGTGTTCTGTGTCTTGTTAGTTTATGAcaggtatattttcaaaacaagttATTTGATTGAGCTTAACAAATATTACATTACGTGGTAAATTTGGAGGTAATTTGTCCTAGTTCCTTTTTAAAGAACTATAAGGTGTGTTCATCTTCACCCATTTTTAGATGTATATTAAAATTgacattataattcaaaattaaattatagacaATAATTCTTGCAgttccaattaatttttcttatttttataaacgaaTTCAATCATTTATAGTCTGAGAAAGTTTATAGTTTGGCGTTTGATTGCAGAACacaatcgatttaaaaaatttaccgTTACCGCGACCTAGCACAAATTGAAAGCGTTCCAAAACATTGCGTCCGGTTTAGAACTTGTTGAGTTGTACAACGGTTTCGTCCGCTAAATGCGACTATTACCATATTtgactttttatattaaaacctTTTTTACTTGTCATCCTTGATTTCCACATCTTCTTCGTCTGTGCCGTATATATGTGTATTCCTTCTGTCTTTTGTCATTTTGAACTGCTGTAAAGTGTAAATAACCTATTGTGATAATGACAATTTAGTCTCAATTGTGTTCCATCCAATTGGAAGCTCGCAAGACACGCACCCCAAACGTAGAAGACTCTTCTTCGGGAAGTGATATTTAGCGTCAGTTAAAGAATTTACTCgctacaaataaaaaagagtGGAGAGGAACAAATCAAATACTTATGAGCAGTTATGTTATTCTTAGTGTTATTGTCCTTCTTAGTACGATATTACAAATGGTGTTGCGGGTTGAGGACTCGAAATAAAACTGTCTAAGAGTTTTATAAATCGCCAACGTTCCGATcctttatttgatctttattgTCAAGGCTCTGAGCTACATGTATTATCGATAGATGTAGAAAACCCAGGTGGAAATGTCATTCTTGATGTTATTTACCTTCTTAGTACGAAATTACGGAAggatagttttattttgagtcctcaaccccCAACACCATTCGTAATACGCAGTTATACGAAGGCAGTTTCCACGACTTTCTTTATATCGTTTGGTCAAAATTACACATAAATAGGACAAATAGAATACTTTTAATacacatataaataaaaaacattcgaAGAAACCAAAGAAAAGTACATACATATTATTCTGAAATTGAACCGACCCTTGGAATGATTTGGTTCTCTGCTTTCGAAAGATTAATACGGATGATGCTGAACATCAAAGACCATCATGTACTGTAACTACTATAAAAATAGATACAACGTGAGATACATTTTGCAGGAAAAAAGATACTATCGAAACAATGAACTTTATCTAAGGTACGATCTGCTAGGAAAGAATATACCGCTTTATCGGTCTATAATACCATAGCCACAGTGTTTTGAGATTCTGGaagtgtatttattattaattattcccaaaaaaatgaaaaattataactgaCCATTACTATATTGATTTGCCGACACATTTCAACCtctatttttgcaaaaaattacattaatcACGATGTATTACCTCATCTGTCATATTTCTGTTCCCAAAAATGGATAGAAAGTAATTTTGGACAAATGGTGAAATCTAGTCAAAGACAAACTCGTATGCTGCAGTATTTCTAAAAGATTATGCTTGGgacgatttgaaaaaatttggaacTCCCTCACTGTGCAGATTTTAAAGAAGATcatgttgaaaatatgaatttttcatttaaaagtgTACCTATCTTTCATCAATCGACCTTGTAAAGGAAAAACAACTCTAGCCTTAGTACTTCTGATACAATACGGGAACTTGCACATACAATACAATTTACTAATGCCTTGCTAACCTTGATACCTCCGGCCAGATTGGATACTCAGATTCGGAAAATGGTATTCAGTTTTTTACCGTGACCCATCAGTGCTATTTTTCCTGGTTAAACTTAGCAACTGCGGAACAGCGAATGTAACGAAAAAATGACAGATAGACCTTCATTGAAAACgattacttggttatcgaaacccgcgtcagacagtgtgagtgttggtgtagtggtaatgtaaacaaTCTTTGTCACAAGCTACAGTGTAcagttatatttaaattataattgacataCTGCTTTTGGTCGGATTATACCGCCTCCACggtattattgaattttaaatacccCTACTGACGATAGTTACTTCCGTCACCATGGTGACTTTACTTACCTACTCGTATTTCAAAAGAACAAAAAGCGAGTGTAATTAATTTCACGACATATAGTATAGGCAGAAATAAACAGTACTgaacttataattattttaattgtttgagAAAATACATATTGTTGATACTTCATTACATATTCTAAATATTCTCCTTCTCGCTCTAGTCAGACTTCATACCGGCATTTTTTGATTCATCCATGGTTTGTAGTGCTCGTTTAAAAACGGCAGTTGTAGCCATGGAACTGGTAAGGCTAAGCGACGTAGTAGACATCCTGAAAAAGAAATACGTTCCGAAAACCATAATAGACATCATAAGACatttaaactataaaatatcCACCCACATATTAGTTAACCAAAATCGACAGGGATACTCTTCAAGCCCGCAACTGTTCAACATGATAATGGACGAAATAATAAATCACGTCAAGAATACAGCAAGAGGATATTCACTTACAACGggcgcaataaaaataatctgttaTGCCGATGACGCTGGAATTGTGGCAGATAGCGAAGACGGCTTACATCCGCTTCTATATTCATTCTAAGTAAAATCTAAAATCTTTAACATGCAAGTATCCAAGCAAAAACTAAAATCCTTGTCATCTCTAAACAACCAATGAGGTGCAAAATCGCACTAGAAAATAAAACCATAGTACAGGTAATGTCATTTGACTACCTAGGCACACAAATCACCAAATCAACAGAACAGAATAAATGAGGTAAAAGGACAAACAAACAAAGCTAGCCGAATAACGGGGCACTCCAGGATATTATCTGGAATAATACCAGTATGAACAACAGCGGACaacaaaagaactaaaaacatcattcgaacaacagaaatgaaaatacttagAAACATATGTGGGTACACGCTAAGAGACAGAAAGAGAAACATAGACATAAGACACGAATGTGAGGTGGAAGACATAGTCAGATGAGGACGTAAACGTAAGAGAGCTTGGAACGAACACGTGGACAAGATGACCATAGAAAGATTAGCAAAGATCGCACGAAACTCTAAACCAGGGACGCGATGACCTTTAGGAAGACCTCCAAAAAATTGGATGGTCATCAACATCTCAAGGATGACAAGTTGGAAACTGCAGGCCTAACGCCtacaatacgttgaagaagaagaatctgGAGATGTGAGGTCTGGAGAATGTGAAGGATAACGCATAAGTCAGTAAATCGTGAAATGAATATGATCGGAAAAGCTCctgaagaaattgatgaaatacaGCAGTAGTATGGCAAGTTGCCACGTCCTGCTAAGAAAATTGTTCGTCAATTCACGTACTTACACAAcagaatcaaataaataatagtcacaTGGCGACACATTGGGACTATGAGGAGGGTGTTCCAGTGTTTCCCAGTGCAATTCGTTCCAAGTTTCCATCGTAAGCTGAGCTGTCTGCGATCTGGCGCAGTCTTGCATCAATATTGCACTACGGATTGGAATATCGCGTCGTTTTGATCCGTCGGCAGTGTCACCGTGTTTTTTAGGAGGTTAATATAATACTAGCCGTGTGAAAATCAATCGAACATACTCCTCTCATGTCTCAAAACTTGGTACACAACACCTTCTCCGTTGAGAGTATAACCTTCGTTTTAACTGGCGCGTCTTTATCTTTCTTCCTCCACTCCATAGACGCGAATTCACTCTCCGAAATTTAACACCCTTCgtatttttgaaagatttcaCAATTTGAATAGCACCTCCGTTATCAATATATAAAGTGCACAATGCTTCACTATTACCGTTTAAGTTACAGTCCAGTCATTCGATATACAACAGATCACAAACACTTGCAGCTGTTGCAACATATTCTGCCTCAACCATTGGGAGTGCTACACATGCTTTTTTCCTGGAAAACCAAGCAACTACACAACCCTCTAACAGAATCTGAAACACTCTTTCTATCTGTTTTGCAGTCAACCCAGTGGGCATTTCCAGCTCAACCGTTTGCAGGTCAGATTTTATGTGGTACATTCCAGTGTCCTGTGTACCTTTCAGGTATTATGATACTGTTTTTCTCTGAACCCGAAGACTTTTCACAGGTTTATCTAAATATTGGCTTATAAATGATGTTGTCAACTGTCGCTTTGACAGTTCAAAGTGTCAGGTTAAGGTTACGTTCCATAAGaggaaaaagtttaaaaattgtatcaaaataagaCCTTaacttaatgaaaaaaaagttttcgaccaaattttgttatattaataaagatattttaattcTTGAATGATACTAACAATGAATATTATTGTTTGTAGGTATTTTGATAGTCTGCCTTCTACATTTGATAATCTTTcgcagtatctacaattattggATTATTGTGAGATGTTTCCAAGGAGGAATAGCTGGAATAATATCAATTGCCGCAGCAGTGGATATTTATACTTATTTGGAAAGTTTGGGAATATCGGCAATAACttccatatttttcttcttcttttccataTTGATACATAATACTGCTTTAGAAGATTACTGTAACCTTATCTCTTCGCATTTAATCGGATCCATTATAGCTGTAATGGCGTGTCCGTTATTGGcgaataaacaaaatttcgaaaCGGAATTTCGTAAAGTTCATATACTCTGGCAGTTTATTTGTCTATGCGTGGTTATAGCTATTACCACGGTATTTGCTTGgtttgtttttctcatttttgcaCTTTGTAAATTGCTCAGAAATAAACACGAAGTACTGAATCATCGCAGAGCGGTTAtgataaaaagatatttacCTAAAAAAGGACTTCTAGAAAGATTGTTTATGATTGATAGCAAAACGGATCATATCGAACCTGGAgaggaaaaaagaaaacaatatatGGTTGATAAACAGACTTTTACATAAGACACTGTATCTTTTCGATTTGTTGACTTATTTGAGTTTAATTTTGTTAAcgtatgtatatttttatgaagttaataaattatttcatctaGATAAGAGTTTTATATCGTTGAGATAAATTCATGtcagttttaattaaaataattcgaagtcaaaattgtaaatttcaaattttttttactctcTAGTCCCAAAATTTCTAGAATCcgtgcccgtaattttgttGGGAGTTTAGACTTATTCAGTATACCAAAACCACCCAGAAACTAGAAAATCAAAATcggcaatttcaatttaaagttttagctcaaaatcgcctaatttgcctgtactagATCTTAAAATTCAAGAATTGAATTTATAGTCAAGAAAGCTGCCATCTATATATTTGGACAGAAAGCAAGACGGAAGTAGCCATCTTAAATATCCAAtactgataaattttattttgatagttGAATTGGTTAGAATGGACGTGTAATTTTATAGTCtttttaaaaagatttgttgtgaagtgattttgttatttatttattccacaTAAATATCCTTAGGATCAATTAGTGTTTAAGTgttgaaacaataataattacattataAACATAATGGTTAGCTGTGTTGATTGTAGTTGCTCCAACACtcctaaaaataaatctttaggAATTACTTTTCACAGGTAGGGTTTTTTATTCACTTAGCcactattaattttaaatacataaatcgcaaaataaaaatttcataattgcTAAGATATAAGTGTAACATAATCGTAAAAATACTGAGTTTAAATGTTTTTAGTTTTCCTAAAGATagtgagaaaaataaattgtggaaaaattttgttaacaaacCAAATTGGACGCCTACAAGAACTAGTGTTTTATGTTCTCAACATTTCACCAATGAATGCTTCGATCGAACTTCAATGCTAAAAGTTAGATTGCATCCAAATGCTCTTCCTACAATTAAAGTTGACCGTTTGAAATATGTAAGTATTATCTTACAATAAAcgtacatttttataattatatcataCCTACATCAATCTAAaggatcatttttaaaattacacaaaaatctTGATTAATTTATTGGAAAAGGTATAAAATTACATGAAAGAGAATTAATTGAAacgaatttatatatatatttatatatatatatatatatatatatatatatatatatatatttatatatatatttatatatatatatatatatatatatatatatatatatatatatatatatatatatatatatttaaataatttttacttaattAATTTTGTCTTTCCTTATTGTATATATTAGACTGTATgtttatcaatatattattgaaattatttaataaaattcattatgtatcttctcaaatatttaatatccaTAAGTCTTCTAACAATGTTATTTAAGTGAAGTAAAGTAATTGTTGTGTCATGGGTATACAAATAAAGAGTAAATTAATATTGAGATAACACCATATTATCATTGCCCCTCTAATACTCAGATAGACCAGTCTTTAAATCTTGTTCAGTTTTTTCTGAGCTGTTGTTTGTTCAATTTTCAACTACCAAATAAGCACTGTGTATATGATCATGAGTTCAATGACTGTTTGGTATAGCCAGTATTCCATATTAGGCTTAAGTCCTCAAGTCTTGTCAACAAGCTTGTGTCAAATCCATAAAGCTGCAGTGGATGTTGAGGTTACTTTATCTAGATGATTGTTCCAAGTAAGTGTCCATAGGGACTCCTAGATATTTTGCTTTATTGGAAAGTATTAATTTAGTTCCATTAATGATA of the Diorhabda carinulata isolate Delta chromosome 7, icDioCari1.1, whole genome shotgun sequence genome contains:
- the LOC130896220 gene encoding ammonium transporter 3-like isoform X2; this encodes MGTVPVENVYRISFFNIFEIGNVIMSYFLIGHMLSFGKSTYKGWLGYSYNFSYNLDGALYGLCACLIGSSQISCFLVGRVHLACSVFTTLLYCSWYQPFLIHWIWSSNGWMNKSKLMGSKVSVKDYGGNLVIHLSSSIIGTMGSLFLGRRLIKMDDLDEHSLGREHSGNTMVGLVFIVLGYIAFNLPTPFFEANRKPHNYVGVILTNNLIAFGAGILIVCLLHLIIFRSIYNYWIIVRCFQGGIAGIISIAAAVDIYTYLESLGISAITSIFFFFFSILIHNTALEDYCNLISSHLIGSIIAVMACPLLANKQNFETEFRKVHILWQFICLCVVIAITTVFAWFVFLIFALCKLLRNKHEVLNHRRAVMIKRYLPKKGLLERLFMIDSKTDHIEPGEEKRKQYMVDKQTFT
- the LOC130896220 gene encoding ammonium transporter 3-like isoform X1; protein product: MNLSLDYEQFDDDNKYDFVDERNVFYNYTLNGTDIGYGHINSYIRITFVLLLRLGFVLVQMGTVPVENVYRISFFNIFEIGNVIMSYFLIGHMLSFGKSTYKGWLGYSYNFSYNLDGALYGLCACLIGSSQISCFLVGRVHLACSVFTTLLYCSWYQPFLIHWIWSSNGWMNKSKLMGSKVSVKDYGGNLVIHLSSSIIGTMGSLFLGRRLIKMDDLDEHSLGREHSGNTMVGLVFIVLGYIAFNLPTPFFEANRKPHNYVGVILTNNLIAFGAGILIVCLLHLIIFRSIYNYWIIVRCFQGGIAGIISIAAAVDIYTYLESLGISAITSIFFFFFSILIHNTALEDYCNLISSHLIGSIIAVMACPLLANKQNFETEFRKVHILWQFICLCVVIAITTVFAWFVFLIFALCKLLRNKHEVLNHRRAVMIKRYLPKKGLLERLFMIDSKTDHIEPGEEKRKQYMVDKQTFT